AATCCAAAGTCCAGTTGACAACTGATAAAATTTGAAAAGCACCTACACGTTACTTAGAATTCTAAGATTTTACCTCAAAACATTTAGTACAAAAAAGGTGGTAGTTATTCTTGCTATATAATTGTAGGTAATTTATTTACATTGTGCAAAGACTaaagttttatatagagacaagcttttgaatgTCGTTTGAGGTATCAAGTTGTCTAACTAGTTAGCATTAGAGTTGCACCATTCATTTGGGGAAACAGTTTAGGATCTTGTATGCTGCTTTCTTCCCTTTAAAATAAACCTCAGGGACTAAACTTGTAGCCTAGGAAAAGTACGAAGGGACATATAAGACAGTGAAAATGACCTCTACCTTCCTAAGCAACCTgggattaaaaaatttaattgcgATTAATCGTGAGTCtcccccctttgaaacaccgctgtGGTGTTTCAACAGGGCAGCACTGCAAGGAGCCCGGGATGAGCTGgtgttcccagctgaccccgggctccatgcagcgcttcccctttgaagcactggggAAGCGTTACCAAGGGGAAGCACAAGGCATTACAcatggcatttcagcagaacctggggtcagctggggagttcccagctgaccctttgaaacaccagAGGCGGCGTTTAAAGGTgaagccactgcacagctgaccccACATTCTGGagaaatgccacacggagcccaggatcagctggggtgtCTCCAGCTTACCCCAggttccactgcccctttgaaacatgtgcaggcagtgtttcaaaggggcaactgcTACACAGCTGAgaggaggctgcccctttgaaacgccccCTAGGCACATTTcaaaaggggcagtggagcctgggatcagctagggactcctgAGCAGCTCAGCATTAATGCTTgcgattaacacattaaaaaaataacgCATTCATCCTGCCCTGCATTAATCACAAGCGTTAACTCATATCAATTGATAGCCCTAAAAAACCCTGTTGCTACAAGATTCATGAATGTCTCACCATCATTGGTATTTTATGCTCATGATTTGAAAACCATTTTATAACACAGAAATCCAATAAGCACATGTGAAAAAATATGACACTTCACAATTTtgattaaaatgtaaaaatactattgtaatttatgtatttaaaatgcaCATATTTTGTTCacggcagtggttcccaacctttttgagcttACAGACCCCTTTTCATATCTATTAACATTTCAAGGATCCTCCTCCCcaggggagaaaaaaggaaaaaaagtaaagaaaaaaagtaaggaaaggaaaagaaaagaaaaagagacaaagaaaaggaaaggatAGAATGAGCCCACCATGATAGGCCTGATCTAAACATTTCAAATTTCCCCTGGATCCCCCTGCAGTACCGTTGCATACCATCAGCTGtccgtggaccacaggttgggaaccactggtttacgGGATTTCCATATGGTGCATTACTGTGTACCAGCTAAGGTGCGAGAATGAAAGAATACCAGCATGTCACATGCTGACTATCCATATGGACTCTGCTGATGTGTATTAAAAGCTTCCTAGTTTGTGGTGATGTAATATTTTGTTTTGGACTACCTACATAAACATGCATTAAGGATAAAGTATGCCAGAAATATCTACATGAACAGTAGGTCATCAAGTGACTATACCACAgacctgggcaagatgtggcctgagggctggatccagcctgcctaacactttgatctggcccgcaAGCTGCATCTGGCTggtttctatttatatcctgctgcctgtgccaccaatGAGCACTAAAACTTACACCTCAGCTGGTGTACACTAATGTACCATGTAGACAAGTCCTATAGGATTAAGTGGTTTACCTACTACAGTGGTGTTTCCTTCTTGTAGTTGAAGCTTGGATCAGTTCCCTCAAGTTGAAGTTTTAAGGCTTGCTTAAGGCTTAGTTCGGTCTCTGCAGGAGGATAGCCTTCCAAAACTTCCTGAAGTCCTCTCTCCTGTCCTGTACGTGGGACAGAAACCCTACCAAGAAAAACCTGATTGCTTTGAAGGTGATAATTTGGGTTTGTCATTATTCCATTTCGCTTcttctgttccccactctgttgGTGAATTAGAAACTGCTGCTGAGGTCGACAAACTTCTTGCTGAGATGGGGGGACCAAAATTTTGCACTGTGGTTCTGCTGGCGTTGATTTAGGTGGCACACTGGTCCCAGATTTGGCGACCGGTATTCGTTTATCAAACTGAGTCATTTCATATTCCAAAACTTTAGGTTGGGAGGAGCTGGTCTGCTTGATttttttcacagcagatttgcTGGAGTTTTCTGTTTTCCCCCCTTTGTTTGATTTAGTTGATTTCAAACTGGGTTTTACTTGGCTCCATTCAAATTCACTACTTGGTGAATTATGATTCTGAGTTAAGGAATGAATTGTGGAAGAAGGAGAAACAATTGACTGCCTGCTTCTGCTACGAGGCAGTGAATGCTGCTGTATTTGTTCTGTAAATGACATACTATGGAAGCTATCAATAGGCACTGTTTGAGCAGTTGCTGTAGATGACGTAGTACGCAGAGAAGAGTTTTTGGAACTTTTGAGAGAATTATTTGATAAAGACGACTTCTGACGGTCCACTGTAGAATCTGGAGATTCTGAAGGAGAACTGAAAGCATGAGCAGGACCATTAGACAAACCACGTATAGTAGGCTGCATATCTCCTCCACCAGTGCTCCCTGAACTATTTGATTTTATTGTTAATGACTGCATTTTTGAAGAGACTGATTGCAAGGGTTTTTGCTCCATTGTGTGGACTGGTGATGGAGTGCAGCCATTTAGACTAGATGCACCATATTTTTCCAGTAATTTAATAATCTGAGAATGTCCATTTTTTGCTGCAACACGCATAGCAGTACGTCCAAATTGATCTGCATGATTCGGATCAGCACCATGCTCCAATAATATCTGCACAACATCGATGTGTCCTTCCTGTGCTGCAATGCACAGTGCAGTAGCACCTTGATTACAGGTGTGGTCAACTAAGGCTCCATGATCAATCAAAAGCCGAACTACTTTTACATGGCCTTGCCAAGCAGCAGACTGCAAAGCAGACCGCTTTTCATTGTCTGCAGCATTCACATCTGCATGGTATGTTATCAGTAACTGCACCATCTCCAAATGGCCCTGCCAGCAGGAAACATGGAGTGCAGTCCTTCCTTCCGCATCACTAGCCTCCACATTTGCAccattttccaaaaaatattCAGCCATTGTAAGCTGGTTTTCTAATGCCAAGATGTAAAGGGTTGGCCGGCCATCAGCATCTTTGTAGTTTACATCTGCTCCATGGCTGAAAAGTAGTTCGACTATATCTCTATGACCTTCTAAAGCAGCAACTCTAAGAGAATTTCTCCCATCGTAGCCTCTCTGATCAATGTTAGATTTATTTTCCAGTAATACCTGTACACAATCATAGTGACCTTCTTGTGCAGCCAGTATGAAAGGTATCCGTCCATCATTATCAATTTCATTTGTTCTAGCACCTTGTTCTATCAGGGCTTCACATATCAATCTGTGACCTTCAAAAGCTGCCATGTGCAAAGGTGTCCATCCTGCATCGTCCCTATGATTTTCATCTAGTCCTCTGTCTAGCAGAGTCCGTACTACTTCAACATTGCCTTGGGCAGAGGCTATACTAAGAACTGTTCGACCTTCACTATCAATGCTATCCACAGCAGCACCCCAAAACAAAAGAGTATTTACAACTGAAGCATGCCCCATAGAAGCTGCTGCCAGAAGGGGTGTACGACCATTATTGTCAGTGTGATCCACATCAGCGCCTCCTTCTAGAAGTAAGTCAACAACATCCACGTGTCCTTCATAGGCAGCTACCAGAAGTGGAGTCATACCATCTTTGTCACAATGATCTACTTCAGCACCACGGTCAATTAAAAGGCTAACCACTGAAGCATGCCCCTTACTAGCAGGTACACATAGTGCAGCAACAGACAGAGCAGTCCTTCCATCTACATCCTCATGATTTACCTCTGCACCATGGTCCAGGAGGTGCTCCACAATCTCTTTATGTCCCATGTATGCTGCTGCAATCAAAGCTGTTCTACCTTCATTATCAGCTTTGTTG
Above is a window of Pelodiscus sinensis isolate JC-2024 chromosome 5, ASM4963464v1, whole genome shotgun sequence DNA encoding:
- the ANKRD50 gene encoding ankyrin repeat domain-containing protein 50 isoform X1; amino-acid sequence: MAQTSLLQGKQFYCREWVFHKLQHCLQEKANCSNTAANKSSLVGNSGNNAGVVSGKGTAWGVLLVGGPGSGKTALSTELLWPSSPASLQRGLHRQALAFHFCRAQDSDTLCVGAFIRGLVTQICCNGLIQGYEDKLRDPAVQSLLQPGECERNPAEAFKRCILLPLLGMKPPQQSLFLLVDSIDEGCNVAEGEQTSTSISGTIAELLADHYEFFPPWLLLLCSARKQSKTVTKMFTGFRKISLDDLRKAYIVKDVQQYILHRLDQEEALRQHLTKETAEMLNQLHIKSSGCFLYLERVLDGVVENFIMLREIRDIPGTLNGLYLWLCQRLFVRKQFAKVQPILNVILAACRPLTTTELYHAVWTKNMTLTVEDFQRKLDVLSKVLVDGLGNTKILFHYSFAEWLLDVKHCTQKYLCNAAEGHRMLAMSYTCRAKELTPLEAQEFALHLINSNLHLETSELALWMIWNGTPVKDSLSTLIPKEQEVLQLLVKAGAHVNSEDDRTSCIVRQALEREDSIRTLLDNGASINQSDSNGRTLLANAAYSGNLDVVNLLVSRGADLEIEDAHGQTALTLAARQGHTKVVNCLIGCGANVNHTDHDGWTALRSAAWGGHTEVVSALLYAGVKVDCADADSRTALRAAAWGGHEDIVLNLLQHGAEVNKADNEGRTALIAAAYMGHKEIVEHLLDHGAEVNHEDVDGRTALSVAALCVPASKGHASVVSLLIDRGAEVDHCDKDGMTPLLVAAYEGHVDVVDLLLEGGADVDHTDNNGRTPLLAAASMGHASVVNTLLFWGAAVDSIDSEGRTVLSIASAQGNVEVVRTLLDRGLDENHRDDAGWTPLHMAAFEGHRLICEALIEQGARTNEIDNDGRIPFILAAQEGHYDCVQVLLENKSNIDQRGYDGRNSLRVAALEGHRDIVELLFSHGADVNYKDADGRPTLYILALENQLTMAEYFLENGANVEASDAEGRTALHVSCWQGHLEMVQLLITYHADVNAADNEKRSALQSAAWQGHVKVVRLLIDHGALVDHTCNQGATALCIAAQEGHIDVVQILLEHGADPNHADQFGRTAMRVAAKNGHSQIIKLLEKYGASSLNGCTPSPVHTMEQKPLQSVSSKMQSLTIKSNSSGSTGGGDMQPTIRGLSNGPAHAFSSPSESPDSTVDRQKSSLSNNSLKSSKNSSLRTTSSTATAQTVPIDSFHSMSFTEQIQQHSLPRSRSRQSIVSPSSTIHSLTQNHNSPSSEFEWSQVKPSLKSTKSNKGGKTENSSKSAVKKIKQTSSSQPKVLEYEMTQFDKRIPVAKSGTSVPPKSTPAEPQCKILVPPSQQEVCRPQQQFLIHQQSGEQKKRNGIMTNPNYHLQSNQVFLGRVSVPRTGQERGLQEVLEGYPPAETELSLKQALKLQLEGTDPSFNYKKETPL
- the ANKRD50 gene encoding ankyrin repeat domain-containing protein 50 isoform X3, which gives rise to MKPPQQSLFLLVDSIDEGCNVAEGEQTSTSISGTIAELLADHYEFFPPWLLLLCSARKQSKTVTKMFTGFRKISLDDLRKAYIVKDVQQYILHRLDQEEALRQHLTKETAEMLNQLHIKSSGCFLYLERVLDGVVENFIMLREIRDIPGTLNGLYLWLCQRLFVRKQFAKVQPILNVILAACRPLTTTELYHAVWTKNMTLTVEDFQRKLDVLSKVLVDGLGNTKILFHYSFAEWLLDVKHCTQKYLCNAAEGHRMLAMSYTCRAKELTPLEAQEFALHLINSNLHLETSELALWMIWNGTPVKDSLSTLIPKEQEVLQLLVKAGAHVNSEDDRTSCIVRQALEREDSIRTLLDNGASINQSDSNGRTLLANAAYSGNLDVVNLLVSRGADLEIEDAHGQTALTLAARQGHTKVVNCLIGCGANVNHTDHDGWTALRSAAWGGHTEVVSALLYAGVKVDCADADSRTALRAAAWGGHEDIVLNLLQHGAEVNKADNEGRTALIAAAYMGHKEIVEHLLDHGAEVNHEDVDGRTALSVAALCVPASKGHASVVSLLIDRGAEVDHCDKDGMTPLLVAAYEGHVDVVDLLLEGGADVDHTDNNGRTPLLAAASMGHASVVNTLLFWGAAVDSIDSEGRTVLSIASAQGNVEVVRTLLDRGLDENHRDDAGWTPLHMAAFEGHRLICEALIEQGARTNEIDNDGRIPFILAAQEGHYDCVQVLLENKSNIDQRGYDGRNSLRVAALEGHRDIVELLFSHGADVNYKDADGRPTLYILALENQLTMAEYFLENGANVEASDAEGRTALHVSCWQGHLEMVQLLITYHADVNAADNEKRSALQSAAWQGHVKVVRLLIDHGALVDHTCNQGATALCIAAQEGHIDVVQILLEHGADPNHADQFGRTAMRVAAKNGHSQIIKLLEKYGASSLNGCTPSPVHTMEQKPLQSVSSKMQSLTIKSNSSGSTGGGDMQPTIRGLSNGPAHAFSSPSESPDSTVDRQKSSLSNNSLKSSKNSSLRTTSSTATAQTVPIDSFHSMSFTEQIQQHSLPRSRSRQSIVSPSSTIHSLTQNHNSPSSEFEWSQVKPSLKSTKSNKGGKTENSSKSAVKKIKQTSSSQPKVLEYEMTQFDKRIPVAKSGTSVPPKSTPAEPQCKILVPPSQQEVCRPQQQFLIHQQSGEQKKRNGIMTNPNYHLQSNQVFLGRVSVPRTGQERGLQEVLEGYPPAETELSLKQALKLQLEGTDPSFNYKKETPL
- the ANKRD50 gene encoding ankyrin repeat domain-containing protein 50 isoform X4, with protein sequence MLNQLHIKSSGCFLYLERVLDGVVENFIMLREIRDIPGTLNGLYLWLCQRLFVRKQFAKVQPILNVILAACRPLTTTELYHAVWTKNMTLTVEDFQRKLDVLSKVLVDGLGNTKILFHYSFAEWLLDVKHCTQKYLCNAAEGHRMLAMSYTCRAKELTPLEAQEFALHLINSNLHLETSELALWMIWNGTPVKDSLSTLIPKEQEVLQLLVKAGAHVNSEDDRTSCIVRQALEREDSIRTLLDNGASINQSDSNGRTLLANAAYSGNLDVVNLLVSRGADLEIEDAHGQTALTLAARQGHTKVVNCLIGCGANVNHTDHDGWTALRSAAWGGHTEVVSALLYAGVKVDCADADSRTALRAAAWGGHEDIVLNLLQHGAEVNKADNEGRTALIAAAYMGHKEIVEHLLDHGAEVNHEDVDGRTALSVAALCVPASKGHASVVSLLIDRGAEVDHCDKDGMTPLLVAAYEGHVDVVDLLLEGGADVDHTDNNGRTPLLAAASMGHASVVNTLLFWGAAVDSIDSEGRTVLSIASAQGNVEVVRTLLDRGLDENHRDDAGWTPLHMAAFEGHRLICEALIEQGARTNEIDNDGRIPFILAAQEGHYDCVQVLLENKSNIDQRGYDGRNSLRVAALEGHRDIVELLFSHGADVNYKDADGRPTLYILALENQLTMAEYFLENGANVEASDAEGRTALHVSCWQGHLEMVQLLITYHADVNAADNEKRSALQSAAWQGHVKVVRLLIDHGALVDHTCNQGATALCIAAQEGHIDVVQILLEHGADPNHADQFGRTAMRVAAKNGHSQIIKLLEKYGASSLNGCTPSPVHTMEQKPLQSVSSKMQSLTIKSNSSGSTGGGDMQPTIRGLSNGPAHAFSSPSESPDSTVDRQKSSLSNNSLKSSKNSSLRTTSSTATAQTVPIDSFHSMSFTEQIQQHSLPRSRSRQSIVSPSSTIHSLTQNHNSPSSEFEWSQVKPSLKSTKSNKGGKTENSSKSAVKKIKQTSSSQPKVLEYEMTQFDKRIPVAKSGTSVPPKSTPAEPQCKILVPPSQQEVCRPQQQFLIHQQSGEQKKRNGIMTNPNYHLQSNQVFLGRVSVPRTGQERGLQEVLEGYPPAETELSLKQALKLQLEGTDPSFNYKKETPL
- the ANKRD50 gene encoding ankyrin repeat domain-containing protein 50 isoform X2; protein product: MAQTSLLQGKQFYCREWVFHKLQHCLQEKANCSNTAANKSSLVGNSGNNAGVVSGKGTAWGVLLVGGPGSGKTALSTELLWPSSPASLQRGLHRQALAFHFCRAQDSDTLCVGAFIRGLVTQICCNGLIQGYEDKLRDPAVQSLLQPGECERNPAEAFKRCILLPLLGMKPPQQSLFLLVDSIDEGCNVAEGEQTSTSISGTIAELLADHYEFFPPWLLLLCSARKQSKTVTKMFTGFRKISLDDLRKAYIVKDVQQYILHRLDQEEALRQHLTKETAEMLNQLHIKSSGCFLYLERVLDGVVENFIMLREIRDIPGTLNGLYLWLCQRLFVRKQFAKVQPILNVILAACRPLTTTELYHAVWTKNMTLTVEDFQRKLDVLSKVLVDGLGNTKILFHYSFAEWLLDVKHCTQKYLCNAAEGHRMLAMSYTCRAKELTPLEAQEFALHLINSNLHLETSELALWMIWNGTPVKDSLSTLIPKEQEVLQLLVKAGAHVNSEDDRTSCIVRQALEREDSIRTLLDNGASINQSDSNGRTLLANAAYSGNLDVVNLLVSRGADLEIEDAHGQTALTLAARQGHTKVVNCLIGCGANVNHTDHDGWTALRSAAWGGHTEVVSALLYAGVKVDCADADSRTALRAAAWGGHEDIVLNLLQHGAEVNKADNEGRTALIAAAYMGHKEIVEHLLDHGAEVNHEDVDGRTALSVAALCVPASKGHASVVSLLIDRGAEVDHCDKDGMTPLLVAAYEGHVDVVDLLLEGGADVDHTDNNGRTPLLAAASMGHASVVNTLLFWGAAVDSIDSEGRTVLSIASAQGNVEVVRTLLDRGLDENHRDDAGWTPLHMAAFEGHRLICEALIEQGARTNEIDNDGRIPFILAAQEGHYDCVQVLLENKSNIDQRGYDGRNSLRVAALEGHRDIVELLFSHGADVNYKDADGRPTLYILALENQLTMAEYFLENGANVEASDAEGRTALHVSCWQGHLEMVQLLITYHADVNAADNEKRSALQSAAWQGHVKVVRLLIDHGALVDHTCNQGATALCIAAQEGHIDVVQILLEHGADPNHADQFGRTAMRVAAKNGHSQIIKLLEKYGASSLNGCTPSPVHTMEQKPLQSVSSKMQSLTIKSNSSGSTGGGDMQPTIRGLSNGPAHAFSSPSESPDSTVDRQKSSLSNNSLKSSKNSSLRTTSSTATAQTVPIDSFHSMSFTEQIQQHSLPRSRSRQSIVSPSSTIHSLTQNHNSPSSEFEWSQVKPSLKSTKSNKGGKTENSSKSAVKKIKQTSSSQPKVLEYEMTQFDKRIPVAKSGTSVPPKSTPAEPQCKILVPPSQQEVCRPQQQFLIHQQSGEQKKRNGIMTNPNYHLQSNQVFLGRVSVPRTGQERGLQEVLEGYPPAETELSLKQALKLQLEGTDPSFNYKKETPL